TATTGACTATTATACgataacatatacatatcgATATTTCTATTGAAAGCAATCGCACGCCCATCGATACTTTAAGTGCATACGATAGCTAATAATCGCACTACATGCACATAACCACTTTGCTTCATTCGATTGATGTCGGTCATTGATGCCAACTTGGTTTTTTTCTGTAAAGTTATCAACCTGTATGTATGAAATTGCTTGCTTtcattttaacaaaaatatgtttattttatgctaAGCAAAGTAATTTTGTAAATGCAACGATTACGAATTTGTCAACAATTTTAGTAGTTCGCCTACAACACAAACATTAATGCTATTGCCAAGCAACCGGTATTTTTGGCGATTCGTTGTCTCCGCtggaaattgaaaatcttCGGGAAAACTCATCAGCCTGGCGACTTCTCGTGGTGTAAAATATCGCAATTTAACTTGACGTAACAGCTCAAGGCGCTTTTGTTGTGTCTCTGGGTCACAGCCACTGTTGTTCGGATCCATGTCAATTTCTTGAACTGCCTTAAAAATTCGATGCGATTCTTCTTCAGAGAGTGGAGTAAAAGCTGAACCCGTGCCTTCAGTATAGTGGGTATAACCCTTGGTGAAGCACATGGATCTGCTCTGCGCTGGATGGATAATGTCCATGACTAAAACTCGCTTCATTAGCACGTCATCGGGCACCAAATAGTCACTTGAGGCACTGGACTCCACAATACTGGATATCATGGCAATTTGCTGTTGATCTGGGTCGACTATTTCTGATGGCATTTTCTCCCAGATCTTCCCCGATTCAAAGGGAAAATCCTGATCTCGTCGTGCTATGCAATAGTAGCGATGTCGTGTGTTGGGCACATTAAACTGTGTAGGCGTCAGTATAAACTCTCGCCAATGGAAACCTCCTTTCTCAAGTGCCTCGATAAATTGTTCCCTCGCTTGGGACACTTCAAAGCCTTTCACATTCTCCATGAGAACATAACGCAGCGTTTCACACTGTGGTATCAAGGAACAGAGGTGAGATAAAGCACATGATCGTTTGTCCTCCACATCTCGTTGTAAGCCTTGGCGAGTATGCGGTTGACAGGGCGGTGACATTAGCAGCATGTTAGCCTGCAGCTTGGTGACTTCCTTTACACTTAAGCTCTGTATATTGCGTGTCTTTACGTTCGTTTCCTTATAATTATGCGCGTAGACCGCATTGGCGACTGTGTTTACATCCAGAGCGGCGACTACGTCGCCTTTTAGCTGTGCATCTGTGaagttaaatattatatggCTTGGTCGGTGCTGTTTTTTTATGGTCTTACATTTAAAGGCATAATGCATGCCGCCAATGCCACTGAAAAGTTCCAATACACGAAATTCCATTACAGtaactttcaatttttgtttacctCGCTATTCAATGCAAAACAAGTGGACAGCACACTTGCTTACAGCTGTGTTGCCATTCGCAGTGAATCTCCGCGCGTCTTTGAATGACTACTTACATTTTAACTTAAgtaacaattaaatttaatttctttcttcTTATCAATGTCACTacacaataaaaatacgcGAAATTCCATTactgttgttttcatttaaatttagcttatcttatttcaaatgcaaaaaagcaCATTTATCAGCTGTTTTGCCATTCTCAGAGAATGGTCGTGTGTGACTGTCAACTTTTAGACAAGAAGAAGCACGTCAACACGTGCCGC
This DNA window, taken from Drosophila nasuta strain 15112-1781.00 chromosome 2L, ASM2355853v1, whole genome shotgun sequence, encodes the following:
- the LOC132783747 gene encoding tRNA (cytosine(38)-C(5))-methyltransferase is translated as MEFRVLELFSGIGGMHYAFKYAQLKGDVVAALDVNTVANAVYAHNYKETNVKTRNIQSLSVKEVTKLQANMLLMSPPCQPHTRQGLQRDVEDKRSCALSHLCSLIPQCETLRYVLMENVKGFEVSQAREQFIEALEKGGFHWREFILTPTQFNVPNTRHRYYCIARRDQDFPFESGKIWEKMPSEIVDPDQQQIAMISSIVESSASSDYLVPDDVLMKRVLVMDIIHPAQSRSMCFTKGYTHYTEGTGSAFTPLSEEESHRIFKAVQEIDMDPNNSGCDPETQQKRLELLRQVKLRYFTPREVARLMSFPEDFQFPAETTNRQKYRLLGNSINVCVVGELLKLLTNS